A window of Nicotiana tabacum cultivar K326 chromosome 24, ASM71507v2, whole genome shotgun sequence contains these coding sequences:
- the LOC107774619 gene encoding LOW QUALITY PROTEIN: mitogen-activated protein kinase 15-like (The sequence of the model RefSeq protein was modified relative to this genomic sequence to represent the inferred CDS: inserted 1 base in 1 codon; substituted 1 base at 1 genomic stop codon), which yields MAMPFREFFTEYGEAHQYEIQEVVGKGSYSVVATTVDTHTGKKVAIKKIDNVLEHVSKATRILREIKLLWLLRHPDIVEIKHILLPACPREFKDIYVVFELMECDLQQVIKANGSLTPEHYQFFLYHLLRGLKFMHTANMFHRDLKPKNILANADCKLKICDFGLARASFGDTPSAIFWTDYVATRWYRAAEICGSFYSKYTPAVDIWSIGCIFAXMLTXKPLFPGKNMVHQLDLITDLLGSPSTEAISRVCPSLSSVEVNKRVMYNEYQMNLIRFLRYMQIKNDKARRYLSSMKNKAPIPLSKKFPDIDPLALRLLERLIAFDPKDHPSAEEVGLSRLLDTHWSL from the exons ATG GCAATGCCTTTCAGGGAATTCTTCACTGAATATGGTGAAGCACATCAATATGAAATCCAAGAGGTTGTTGGCAAGGGGAGCTACAGTGTTGTTGCAACAACAGTTGATACTCATACAGGAAAGAAGGTAGCGATAAAGAAGATTGATAATGTTCTTGAGCATGTCTCTAAAGCCACCCGCATCCTTAGAGAAATAAAGCTCCTCTGGTTGCTTCGGCATCCAGATATTGTAGAAATAAAGCATATTCTATTACCTGCATGTCCGAGAGAATTCAAGGATATATATGTTGTTTTCGAGTTGATGGAGTGTGACCTTCAGCAAGTAATTAAGGCCAATGGCAGTCTCACTCCTGAACATTATCAATTCTTTTTGTATCATCTTCTTCGAGGTCTAAAGTTTATGCACACAG CAAACATGTTTCATCGAGATTTAAAGCCAAAGAATATTCTAGCAAATGCAGATTGCAAGCTGAAAATTTGTGATTTTGGGCTTGCTCGGGCATCATTTGGAGATACCCCATCAGCTATTTTCTGGACG GACTATGTGGCAACTCGTTGGTACCGCGCTGCAGAAATTTGTGGTTCATTTTACTCAAAA TACACCCCAGCAGTTGATATCTGGAGTATAGGATGTATATTTGCATAAATGCTTA AAAAACCATTGTTTCCTGGGAAGAATATGGTCCACCAATTGGATCTGATTACCGATTTACTTGGTTCACCATCCACTGAAGCCATTTCAAGGGTTTGTCCTTCCCTTTCCTCAGTCGAAGTTAATAAACGAGTGATGTATAATGAATACCAAATGAATCTGATCCGTTTTCTCCGATATATGCAGATTAAAAATGACAAAGCAAGGAGATATTTAAGTAGCATGAAGAATAAAGCCCCTATTCCTCTCTCTAAAAAATTTCCAGATATAGACCCACTGGCTCTAAGATTACTTGAGCGTTTGATTGCATTTGACCCCAAAGATCACCCTTCTGCTGAAGAGGTAGGACTTAGTAGGTTGTTAGACACTCATTGGAGCCTATGA